Proteins found in one Pseudomonas marvdashtae genomic segment:
- a CDS encoding DegQ family serine endoprotease, producing MSIPRLKTYLSIFATVLVLGQAVPAVAVELPDFTQLVEQASPAVVNISTTQKLPERRVMDPQMPDLEGLPPMLREFFERGMPQPRSPGGGRQREAQSLGSGFIISPDGYILTNNHVIADADEILVRLADRSELKAKLVGTDPRSDVALLKIEGKDLPVLKLGKSQNLKAGQWVVAIGSPFGFDHTVTQGIVSAIGRSLPNENYVPFIQTDVPINPGNSGGPLFNLDGEVVGINSQIYTRSGGFMGVSFAIPIDVAMDVSNQLKSEGKVSRGWLGVVIQEVNKDLAESFGLEKPAGALVAQIQEGGPAAKGGLQVGDVILSLNGQPIIMSADLPHLVGALKAGAKANLEVIREGKRKNVELTVGAIPEEGKELDSQPKSGVERSSNRLGVAVAELTEEQKRTLELQGGVVIKEVQDGPAALIGLQPGDIITHLNNQAIGSTKAFTDIAQALPKNRSVSMRVLRQGRASFITFKLAE from the coding sequence ATGTCGATACCACGCTTGAAAACCTATCTCTCCATATTTGCCACCGTACTGGTTCTCGGTCAGGCTGTTCCCGCGGTGGCGGTCGAGTTGCCGGACTTCACTCAATTGGTCGAACAGGCTTCGCCGGCTGTCGTGAACATCAGTACCACGCAGAAGCTGCCGGAGCGTCGGGTGATGGATCCGCAAATGCCGGACCTGGAAGGCTTGCCGCCCATGTTGCGTGAGTTCTTCGAGCGTGGCATGCCGCAGCCGCGCTCGCCCGGTGGTGGCCGCCAGCGTGAAGCGCAGTCTTTGGGCTCAGGCTTCATTATTTCGCCGGACGGCTACATCCTGACCAACAACCACGTGATCGCCGACGCCGATGAGATTCTCGTGCGCCTGGCCGATCGCAGTGAGCTCAAGGCCAAGCTGGTCGGCACTGACCCACGTTCCGACGTGGCGTTGCTGAAGATCGAAGGCAAGGATCTGCCCGTGCTCAAGCTCGGCAAATCCCAGAACCTGAAAGCCGGCCAGTGGGTGGTGGCGATTGGTTCGCCGTTCGGCTTTGACCATACCGTGACCCAGGGTATCGTCAGCGCAATTGGTCGCAGCCTGCCGAATGAAAACTACGTGCCGTTCATCCAGACCGACGTGCCGATCAACCCGGGCAATTCCGGTGGCCCGTTGTTCAACCTCGACGGTGAAGTGGTAGGCATCAACTCCCAGATCTATACCCGCTCGGGCGGTTTCATGGGCGTGTCCTTCGCCATTCCGATTGACGTCGCCATGGACGTTTCCAATCAGTTGAAAAGCGAAGGCAAGGTCAGCCGTGGCTGGTTGGGCGTGGTCATTCAGGAAGTAAACAAAGACTTGGCTGAATCGTTCGGGCTGGAAAAACCTGCTGGCGCCCTGGTGGCGCAGATTCAGGAAGGTGGCCCGGCTGCCAAGGGTGGCCTGCAAGTCGGTGACGTGATTCTCAGCCTCAATGGCCAGCCGATCATCATGTCTGCTGACCTGCCGCATTTGGTGGGCGCACTGAAGGCCGGTGCCAAGGCCAACCTGGAAGTGATTCGTGAAGGCAAGCGCAAGAACGTCGAGCTGACGGTTGGCGCGATCCCTGAAGAAGGCAAGGAACTGGATTCACAGCCGAAGTCTGGCGTAGAGCGCAGCAGCAATCGCCTGGGCGTGGCCGTGGCTGAGCTGACCGAGGAGCAGAAGCGCACGCTGGAGCTGCAAGGCGGCGTTGTGATCAAGGAAGTACAGGACGGTCCCGCGGCGCTGATCGGCCTGCAACCGGGCGACATCATTACGCACCTGAACAATCAGGCCATCGGCTCCACCAAGGCGTTCACCGACATTGCCCAGGCACTGCCGAAGAATCGTTCGGTGTCGATGCGGGTCCTGCGCCAGGGACGTGCGAGCTTCATCACTTTCAAACTGGCCGAATGA